One segment of Bacillus pseudomycoides DNA contains the following:
- a CDS encoding helix-turn-helix transcriptional regulator translates to MWGLGKKRTKLGKFLDKHGIEQEWLIRKSGLGRNTVGDLANNPDRSPTRKTMQKILKVLREFDPRIKADDFWDM, encoded by the coding sequence GTGTGGGGTCTTGGTAAAAAACGCACAAAATTAGGTAAGTTTTTAGATAAACATGGCATTGAACAAGAGTGGTTAATAAGAAAATCTGGTCTTGGAAGAAATACTGTAGGCGATTTAGCTAACAATCCAGATAGATCACCTACAAGAAAGACAATGCAAAAAATATTGAAGGTACTTCGAGAGTTCGACCCGCGGATTAAAGCAGATGACTTTTGGGATATGTAA
- a CDS encoding FtsK/SpoIIIE domain-containing protein has translation MIFELVSSAAVGGAILFSKMHQKGATNDASKIQRICSNCGLKVKEGKETRTIQLLCKTRNEWGTEYAYRIPLGLSFFDFEQKIQHLEDGLNHKSKVYDFKLTDFKSLRLRKDILKQIQNIINKKKFIRKEIELSYDGLLKIRVYEKGIPDFVKFEEYMMKQCRGWEVPIGYTRDGLVKHDFDQLSHMISAGMTDMGKSNVLKLIITSLVHNQSENTKLFLIDLKGGLSFNRYRFLNQVESIAKNPNEALETLRELQTKLNERNEYLLEKGFEDIKEAGDPTRYFVIVDEAADIAPYQECKDIIVDIGRRGRAAGFRLVYATQYPTNEALPSQLRQNIGARVCFRLQTEAGSRAVLDEGGAECLPNVKGRAIYQTNEKEVLQTIYIDNKQIDNIIKPHVNIRARKEHEDAKTSHEGSENRKYTLELEETRLS, from the coding sequence TTGATATTTGAGTTAGTCAGTTCGGCTGCAGTCGGTGGTGCAATTCTTTTCTCAAAAATGCATCAAAAAGGAGCAACAAATGACGCCTCTAAAATCCAGCGTATTTGTTCTAATTGCGGTTTGAAAGTGAAGGAAGGGAAAGAGACCAGGACAATACAGCTGCTTTGCAAGACGAGAAATGAGTGGGGAACTGAATATGCATACAGGATCCCTCTTGGTCTTAGCTTCTTCGATTTCGAACAAAAGATACAGCATTTAGAGGATGGATTAAATCACAAGAGCAAAGTTTACGATTTCAAGCTAACAGACTTTAAATCTCTTCGTCTGCGAAAAGATATTTTAAAACAAATACAAAACATCATAAACAAGAAAAAATTCATTAGAAAGGAAATTGAGCTGTCTTACGATGGGTTGTTAAAAATACGGGTTTACGAGAAAGGAATTCCTGATTTTGTGAAGTTTGAAGAATACATGATGAAGCAATGTAGAGGATGGGAAGTCCCTATTGGTTATACGAGGGATGGATTGGTAAAACACGACTTTGATCAGCTATCACACATGATCTCGGCCGGTATGACGGACATGGGTAAATCGAATGTGCTTAAACTCATTATTACATCCCTTGTTCATAATCAATCAGAGAATACAAAGCTATTCCTTATTGATTTGAAGGGTGGTCTATCTTTCAACCGATACAGATTCCTTAACCAAGTCGAATCAATTGCGAAAAACCCCAACGAAGCCCTTGAGACTCTAAGGGAATTGCAAACGAAACTGAATGAAAGAAACGAATACTTATTAGAAAAAGGATTCGAAGATATAAAAGAAGCTGGGGATCCCACGAGGTACTTTGTCATTGTAGATGAAGCTGCCGATATAGCGCCATACCAGGAGTGCAAGGACATCATTGTTGATATAGGTCGTCGTGGCAGGGCAGCGGGATTTCGCTTGGTATATGCGACTCAATATCCAACGAATGAAGCCTTACCTTCACAGCTCCGGCAAAACATAGGCGCGCGTGTTTGTTTCAGATTACAAACGGAAGCTGGGAGCCGTGCTGTATTGGATGAGGGCGGCGCAGAGTGTCTTCCCAATGTAAAGGGGAGGGCTATATATCAAACGAACGAGAAAGAGGTCTTACAAACGATTTATATCGATAATAAGCAAATAGATAACATCATAAAGCCACACGTCAATATAAGAGCGAGAAAGGAGCATGAAGATGCAAAAACTAGCCATGAAGGAAGCGAGAACAGAAAGTATACTCTTGAGCTTGAAGAAACTCGGCTTTCTTAG
- a CDS encoding replication-relaxation family protein, producing the protein MSLKKLGFLSRKQIQVLHDLGGDRNASRVMKTLEEYVSSFRDGEKVYYLNKEGRERIGSKKILKRSNQFRHYIMRNDIYIAYGCPKMWKQEVKMNVKSIVSIIADALFADNGRYHIVEVDHGQKMSANRIKMQKYRKLIECNVFEKSPKFIWYTTTEYRRKQLQKLCEGLDCNIFTVTDFH; encoded by the coding sequence TTGAGCTTGAAGAAACTCGGCTTTCTTAGCAGAAAGCAAATCCAGGTACTTCATGATCTTGGCGGTGACAGGAATGCTTCTCGTGTAATGAAGACTCTTGAAGAATATGTTTCTAGCTTTAGGGACGGGGAGAAGGTGTATTATCTCAACAAGGAAGGGCGCGAACGAATTGGAAGTAAGAAGATACTCAAGCGTTCGAATCAATTTCGTCACTACATCATGCGAAATGATATTTACATCGCTTATGGATGCCCGAAAATGTGGAAGCAGGAAGTGAAGATGAACGTGAAAAGTATCGTTTCTATAATCGCAGATGCACTTTTCGCGGATAATGGCCGTTACCACATCGTAGAGGTAGATCATGGGCAAAAGATGAGCGCGAACCGTATCAAGATGCAGAAGTATCGCAAATTGATTGAATGCAATGTATTTGAGAAGTCACCTAAATTTATTTGGTACACCACAACAGAATATAGAAGAAAGCAACTCCAGAAGCTTTGCGAAGGATTAGATTGCAACATATTCACGGTTACTGATTTCCATTAA
- a CDS encoding DUF3967 domain-containing protein translates to MTDEIVYSASEVYKRLGISDSTLRKYMEVLQREGFTVKKDKRGRREYTESDIMVIEKLIELSKHDGMTLEKVAKMIAQRLEIVDTNAETEESQETDLISFHIQQQLQQQYSVMAQEMNQSILAMEKRLSEQAEQRSKRIEGSIERHNERVEKRLEARDENLMKTLREIQETKKLMQEFRAEVAAAKEKKKPWWKFW, encoded by the coding sequence ATGACGGACGAAATTGTTTATTCTGCTAGTGAAGTATACAAACGACTAGGAATAAGTGATAGTACGCTCAGAAAGTACATGGAAGTGTTACAACGAGAGGGATTCACAGTAAAGAAGGATAAGCGTGGCAGACGGGAATACACAGAAAGCGACATTATGGTGATTGAGAAATTAATTGAACTTAGCAAGCATGACGGCATGACGCTTGAAAAGGTTGCAAAGATGATTGCGCAGCGATTAGAAATCGTAGATACAAATGCGGAGACAGAGGAATCTCAAGAAACTGATTTAATCTCATTTCACATTCAACAACAACTACAGCAACAATATAGCGTTATGGCGCAAGAAATGAATCAAAGTATATTAGCGATGGAAAAACGATTAAGTGAACAGGCAGAGCAAAGAAGCAAACGAATTGAGGGAAGTATAGAACGGCATAATGAACGAGTCGAAAAACGATTGGAAGCACGGGACGAGAATCTTATGAAAACATTGCGTGAGATCCAGGAGACAAAGAAATTAATGCAGGAATTTCGTGCAGAGGTTGCAGCTGCAAAAGAGAAGAAAAAGCCTTGGTGGAAGTTCTGGTGA
- a CDS encoding endonuclease NucS domain-containing protein, with protein sequence MTIYVGDFFCKECFRKKDIEKLSDDDNTEYWCHFFGDKTPHHTKKLLQDEILYSIDELDWSMVKSITNDKSFVFFGICSNYCITSEEYNNNDSIQEKKKMMNDIWEELIAEEVINGPEALLEDIICDFIEIIEEGMTFIDRQHKVENGILDIIAKDKNGTKCIIELKVVADDKSLVWQSAYYPSCFNEDVRMITIAPNYSNRIYNALKNIRNVEMKVFGKDENGKFEIKDFKVEDPILEIKEETQGVV encoded by the coding sequence TTGACTATATATGTAGGAGATTTCTTCTGTAAAGAATGTTTTAGAAAAAAAGATATTGAAAAGTTATCCGATGACGATAATACAGAGTATTGGTGCCATTTTTTTGGGGACAAAACCCCGCATCATACCAAGAAATTACTACAAGATGAAATTTTATATTCAATAGATGAATTAGATTGGTCCATGGTAAAAAGTATAACTAATGATAAATCTTTTGTTTTCTTTGGAATATGTTCGAATTATTGTATTACTAGTGAGGAATACAATAATAATGATTCGATTCAGGAAAAGAAAAAAATGATGAACGATATATGGGAAGAGCTAATTGCTGAAGAAGTAATAAATGGACCTGAGGCTTTATTAGAAGATATAATATGTGATTTTATAGAAATCATTGAAGAGGGCATGACTTTTATAGACAGGCAACACAAAGTCGAAAATGGAATCCTTGACATTATCGCAAAAGATAAAAATGGTACTAAATGTATTATTGAATTAAAAGTTGTTGCAGATGATAAAAGTCTAGTATGGCAATCGGCTTATTATCCATCTTGCTTTAATGAGGATGTTCGTATGATTACCATTGCCCCAAACTATTCAAACAGAATATATAATGCTCTTAAAAATATTCGTAACGTTGAAATGAAAGTTTTTGGCAAAGATGAAAATGGAAAATTTGAAATTAAAGACTTTAAAGTTGAAGATCCTATTTTAGAAATAAAAGAGGAAACGCAAGGTGTTGTGTAA
- a CDS encoding ParA family protein, whose protein sequence is MTRQATTYVIGNFKGGVGKTKTATMLAYEAATVFNEKCLLVDMDPQGNATRVLAKTGDIEQIDKSITDAFLNQNLENEIIPVIENLDIVPSNTSFRKLSKILFDMFPEDELAQITYLKKLLEPLKDKYDRIYIDVPPTISDYSDNAMIAADYCIIVLQTQELSLEGAQTYIAYMQFLAETYDADLQVLGIIPMMLHQGKRVDNKVLQQAQEMYGGNVLDTIVRYQERLKVYDIEGIHKNVNVSGNIDMWDEKAHQLFIDVLSELNEHENYFATINA, encoded by the coding sequence ATGACTAGACAAGCAACTACATACGTAATCGGTAACTTTAAAGGTGGAGTTGGAAAAACAAAAACAGCTACAATGTTGGCTTATGAAGCTGCTACAGTATTTAATGAAAAATGTCTTTTAGTGGATATGGATCCTCAGGGTAACGCTACAAGAGTCCTTGCTAAAACAGGTGACATTGAACAAATAGACAAGTCTATTACGGATGCATTTCTAAATCAAAATTTAGAGAATGAGATTATCCCAGTTATCGAGAATTTGGATATCGTTCCATCTAATACTTCATTTAGAAAACTATCAAAAATCCTCTTTGATATGTTCCCAGAGGATGAACTTGCACAAATTACATATTTAAAGAAATTACTAGAACCATTAAAAGATAAATATGATCGTATTTATATTGATGTACCACCAACAATCAGTGACTACTCAGATAACGCTATGATAGCAGCTGATTATTGTATCATCGTTCTACAAACACAAGAGTTATCTTTAGAAGGTGCTCAAACATATATCGCTTATATGCAGTTCTTAGCAGAAACATATGATGCAGACCTACAAGTTTTAGGTATTATTCCAATGATGTTACATCAAGGAAAACGAGTGGATAATAAAGTATTACAACAAGCTCAGGAAATGTATGGCGGAAACGTTCTAGATACAATCGTGAGATATCAAGAGCGCCTAAAAGTGTACGATATTGAAGGAATTCATAAAAATGTTAACGTTAGCGGCAATATTGATATGTGGGATGAAAAAGCTCATCAACTATTCATCGATGTTCTTAGCGAACTTAATGAACATGAAAATTATTTTGCTACTATTAATGCTTAA
- a CDS encoding IS3 family transposase — translation MGILQGAGGLFKKAVSKSIGGVLAQTAKYEIIEELCSRYKVTWLVVIAQLNRSSYYKWRSTCTQRQLRLSKDHTLREQIQAIHIKHKEYGYPRMKIALLEAGFLVNHKKVCRLMRELQIQSIIRKKRRFFNGKSSKVFPNVVEQQFRNRKPNEVLVTDITYLPFKDKFLYFSVVQDIYNNEIVAWKLSHRNDLQLVLKTLDLAAQKRDVYGTIIHSDQGFQYTSHAYYRMLQQLGAIGSHSRKGNCHDNACIESFFSHFKSEMFYLNYYQTKEELIQAIETYIYHYNYKRFQKRLNHRAPIEYRISMAA, via the coding sequence ATTGGAATACTACAAGGCGCAGGTGGCTTATTTAAAAAAGCAGTATCCAAATCTATAGGAGGTGTTCTTGCTCAAACGGCTAAGTACGAGATTATTGAAGAACTATGTTCTCGATACAAAGTAACCTGGCTGGTCGTCATTGCGCAGTTAAATCGATCTAGCTACTATAAGTGGCGCTCAACATGTACGCAAAGACAATTACGCCTTTCAAAGGATCATACATTGCGTGAACAGATTCAAGCCATTCACATAAAACACAAGGAATACGGTTATCCTCGCATGAAAATTGCCTTACTGGAGGCTGGATTTTTAGTGAACCACAAAAAAGTATGTAGACTTATGCGAGAACTTCAAATTCAATCAATCATCCGTAAAAAGCGACGCTTTTTTAACGGGAAATCCTCAAAGGTTTTTCCGAATGTAGTAGAACAACAATTCCGAAACCGCAAACCAAATGAGGTACTTGTCACAGATATCACTTATTTGCCATTCAAAGATAAATTTCTCTATTTCTCGGTCGTTCAAGACATTTATAACAATGAAATCGTTGCTTGGAAACTCTCACATCGTAATGATTTACAACTTGTTCTAAAAACGTTAGATTTAGCAGCACAAAAAAGAGATGTGTATGGAACCATCATCCACTCAGATCAAGGATTCCAATATACATCTCATGCTTATTACCGTATGCTTCAACAGCTAGGCGCCATCGGCAGCCACTCCCGCAAAGGAAACTGCCATGACAATGCTTGCATTGAATCATTCTTCTCTCATTTTAAATCTGAAATGTTTTATCTTAATTATTATCAAACAAAGGAAGAACTAATTCAAGCTATTGAAACATACATCTATCATTACAACTACAAACGATTCCAAAAAAGGCTTAACCATCGAGCTCCGATTGAATATCGAATCTCGATGGCCGCATAG
- a CDS encoding helix-turn-helix domain-containing protein, whose product MVKKGDKFQTYSDELKIQVVKSYLNGEGSQTAIAKKYKLKSRTQLMNWVRRYQETGDISDLRGNNGGNNGLKNLLKGRPRTKFDSVEEELEYYKAQVAYLKKQYPNL is encoded by the coding sequence ATGGTTAAAAAAGGGGATAAATTTCAAACTTATTCAGATGAATTAAAGATACAAGTTGTAAAAAGTTATTTAAATGGTGAGGGCAGCCAAACAGCTATAGCTAAGAAATATAAGCTGAAAAGTAGAACACAGTTAATGAATTGGGTCCGAAGATATCAAGAAACAGGCGATATTTCAGACTTGCGGGGAAACAACGGCGGCAATAACGGCTTAAAAAATCTCTTGAAAGGTCGTCCTCGTACGAAATTCGATAGTGTGGAAGAAGAATTGGAATACTACAAGGCGCAGGTGGCTTATTTAAAAAAGCAGTATCCAAATCTATAG
- a CDS encoding YjcZ family sporulation protein, with the protein MGFGGSCGGHGFAGGFALLVVLFILLIIVGAACFC; encoded by the coding sequence ATGGGCTTTGGTGGTAGTTGTGGCGGCCACGGTTTTGCTGGAGGATTTGCTTTACTCGTTGTCCTCTTTATATTATTAATCATAGTTGGAGCTGCTTGCTTCTGCTAA